The genomic segment TCAGGTCGGCGCGCATGAGCGCGGTGCGGTTGACCAGCACGGTCGAGTCCGAGAGGAGGACGATCTCGACCCGCGGGTCACGCTCCTGCTTTTTGGCGCTCTTGGCGGCCTGGGCCGCGCTGCGCACGTCGATGCTCGACTCGAACGCCAGCGGCGTTGTGAGCAGCAGCATCACCACCAGCACCAGCGAGACGTCGATCAACGGCGTCACGTTGACTTCGTGGTTGGACCCGTCGGGTCCGTCTTGTCTGCGGAAGAAGCGCAAGCTTGTTCCTCCTGGTCAACCCACGCTGACCGGCTGCGGTGCGGGCATGCTCTGGGTGGCCGATTCGCGCACACCGTCGGTCGGACGCGGACTCGACGGTCCGGAACCACTGCGCCGGGCCAGCCACGCGCGGATGGTGCGGGCGTGGTTCTCCGACATGGTGAGCATGACGGTGGAGCGCCGGATGAAATGGTTGTACAGGATGAGCGCGGGCACGGCGACGACGAGTCCCACCGCCGTCGTGACGAGCGCCTCGGCGATACCCGCGGCCACAACCGTCGGGGCCGCCGACCCCACGCGCGCCATGTCGTGGAAGGCACGCATGATGCCCCACACGGTTCCGAGCAGTCCCACCAGCGGGGCGGCACCGGCCATGGTTCCCAGCACGTTGAGGTTGCGCTCCAGCAGCAGCTTCTGCCTGCTCAGCTCCACGTAGATCTTCTCGTCGAGATCCGCGACTTC from the Candidatus Krumholzibacteriia bacterium genome contains:
- a CDS encoding MotA/TolQ/ExbB proton channel family protein, with the translated sequence MFSEFDWLKLTAESPSMIILILFSIVTLGVAVERAIYFWRRRGNPDTMAHEVSQRLKKGEVKEALWSCGKCTHPVGPVLEIVVGAQSEEVADLDEKIYVELSRQKLLLERNLNVLGTMAGAAPLVGLLGTVWGIMRAFHDMARVGSAAPTVVAAGIAEALVTTAVGLVVAVPALILYNHFIRRSTVMLTMSENHARTIRAWLARRSGSGPSSPRPTDGVRESATQSMPAPQPVSVG
- a CDS encoding biopolymer transporter ExbD codes for the protein MRFFRRQDGPDGSNHEVNVTPLIDVSLVLVVMLLLTTPLAFESSIDVRSAAQAAKSAKKQERDPRVEIVLLSDSTVLVNRTALMRADLSETLRPLIDTAKERGVVISCRSGVSHGAFVNVLDQAKQCGAGEIAVVEK